In Arthrobacter sp. SLBN-83, one DNA window encodes the following:
- the secY gene encoding preprotein translocase subunit SecY, with amino-acid sequence MLSAFGRAFRTPDLRRKLLFTLAIITIFRLGAFIPSPGVNYQNVQQCLQSGKTAGGLYQLVNLFSGGALLQVSIFALGIMPYITASIIVQLLRVVIPRFQQLYEEGASGQSKLTQYTRYLTIALGLLNATTLVSLARSGQLLPGCQLPVIPDSSIITTILIIITLTAGTGLIMWMGELVTEKGVGNGMSLLIFTSIAAQFPTSLGAIWTSQGPGTFFIVLAVGLLTVALVVFVEQSQRRIPVQYAKRMIGRRTVGGTSTYIPIKVNMAGVIPVIFASSMLYIPGLIAQFNQPRNGEPIQPWVEWINNNLTRGDHPIYMAVYFVLIVFFTYFYVAITFNPEEVSDNMKKYGGFIPGIRAGRPTADYLQYVLSRITLPGALYLGFVALIPLVALVLINANQNFPFGGTSILIMVGVGLETVKQIDAQLQQRHYEGLLR; translated from the coding sequence TTGCTTAGCGCATTTGGCCGGGCCTTTCGTACGCCTGATCTGCGACGCAAGTTGTTGTTCACGCTGGCAATCATCACTATCTTCCGCTTGGGTGCCTTCATCCCCTCGCCAGGTGTGAACTACCAGAATGTCCAGCAATGCTTGCAAAGCGGTAAGACCGCCGGCGGGTTGTACCAGCTCGTTAACCTCTTCAGCGGCGGCGCGTTGCTCCAGGTGTCCATCTTCGCCCTGGGCATCATGCCTTACATCACGGCGAGCATCATCGTGCAGCTGCTCCGGGTGGTCATTCCCCGGTTCCAGCAGCTCTACGAAGAGGGCGCGTCGGGCCAGTCCAAGCTGACCCAGTACACCCGCTACCTCACCATCGCCCTTGGCCTGCTCAATGCCACCACCCTGGTATCCCTGGCCCGTTCAGGGCAGTTGCTGCCCGGTTGCCAGCTGCCGGTGATCCCGGACTCCAGCATCATCACCACCATCCTGATCATCATCACGCTGACGGCCGGTACCGGCCTCATCATGTGGATGGGCGAGCTCGTCACGGAGAAGGGCGTGGGCAACGGCATGTCGCTGCTCATCTTCACCTCCATCGCCGCGCAGTTCCCCACCTCGCTGGGCGCCATCTGGACCTCCCAGGGTCCCGGGACCTTCTTCATCGTCCTCGCCGTGGGCCTGCTCACCGTTGCGCTGGTGGTCTTCGTGGAACAGTCCCAGCGCCGCATCCCCGTGCAGTACGCCAAGCGCATGATCGGGCGGCGCACCGTGGGCGGCACCAGCACCTACATTCCCATCAAGGTGAACATGGCCGGTGTCATTCCGGTGATCTTCGCTTCCTCCATGCTCTACATTCCCGGGTTGATCGCACAGTTCAACCAGCCCCGGAACGGTGAGCCCATCCAGCCGTGGGTTGAGTGGATCAACAACAACCTGACCCGTGGCGACCACCCGATCTATATGGCGGTTTACTTCGTCCTGATCGTGTTCTTCACCTACTTCTACGTCGCGATTACCTTCAACCCTGAAGAAGTCTCGGACAACATGAAGAAGTACGGCGGCTTCATTCCAGGTATCCGCGCCGGCAGGCCGACCGCTGATTACCTGCAGTACGTGCTCTCACGGATCACCCTGCCCGGCGCCCTCTACCTGGGCTTCGTGGCACTGATTCCGCTGGTGGCACTGGTACTGATCAACGCAAACCAGAACTTCCCGTTCGGTGGCACCTCGATCCTGATCATGGTGGGCGTTGGTTTGGAGACCGTAAAGCAGATTGATGCGCAGCTACAACAACGTCACTACGAAGGGCTTTTGCGATGA
- a CDS encoding adenylate kinase has protein sequence MLIIGPPGSGKGTQAERISERLGVVAISTGDIFRANVKGETPLGLEAKKFMDNGDFVPDSVTNKMVRDRLGESDVDNGFLLDGYPRTTAQVDYLDEILADGDEKLDVVLQLTADDEELVHRLLGRAKETGRSDDNEAVIRHRLDLYHEQTEAVVSKYAERGILTQVDGIGPIDEVTNRVMQAIKAAQAA, from the coding sequence ATGCTGATTATTGGACCTCCCGGTTCCGGAAAAGGAACGCAGGCGGAGCGGATTTCAGAACGCCTCGGCGTTGTGGCCATCTCCACCGGCGACATCTTCCGTGCCAACGTGAAGGGCGAAACCCCGCTTGGCCTTGAAGCCAAGAAGTTCATGGACAACGGTGACTTCGTTCCGGACAGCGTGACCAACAAGATGGTCCGAGACCGCCTCGGCGAGTCCGACGTGGACAACGGCTTCCTCCTGGACGGCTACCCGCGCACCACCGCGCAGGTGGATTACCTTGACGAGATCCTCGCCGACGGCGACGAGAAGCTCGACGTGGTCCTCCAGCTGACCGCCGACGACGAGGAACTGGTGCACCGCCTCCTGGGCCGGGCCAAGGAAACGGGCCGGAGCGACGACAACGAAGCCGTCATCCGCCACCGCCTGGACCTCTACCACGAGCAGACCGAAGCTGTGGTGTCGAAGTACGCCGAGCGCGGCATCCTCACCCAGGTCGACGGGATCGGTCCCATCGACGAAGTCACCAACCGCGTAATGCAGGCCATCAAGGCAGCACAGGCAGCCTGA
- the map gene encoding type I methionyl aminopeptidase: MAFGQPRIEYKNNAQMRTMHEAGLVLSRALDAAVAAAVPGVTTKHLDDVFAAVLNEAGAKSNFLGYHGFPATICTSVNEEVVHGIPGSRVLQDGDIISIDGGAIVNGWHSDSARTVIVGTADPADQRLSDITHAAMWRGIAALATGSHVGDIGAAIDDFVSTVPGKPLGILEDYVGHGIGSEMHMAPDVLNYRTNHRGPKIKPGLCLAIEPMLVRGGIETAVLEDDWTVVTTDGKRSCQWEHSVAVHEKGIWVLSAPDGGAEYLAPLGVTPVPIP; this comes from the coding sequence ATGGCCTTCGGCCAGCCCCGCATCGAATACAAGAACAACGCCCAGATGCGCACCATGCACGAGGCAGGCCTGGTCCTCAGCCGTGCACTGGACGCCGCCGTTGCCGCCGCGGTGCCGGGGGTCACCACCAAGCACCTGGACGACGTCTTCGCCGCCGTCCTCAACGAGGCAGGCGCCAAGTCCAACTTCCTGGGCTACCACGGCTTCCCGGCCACCATCTGCACCTCCGTGAATGAGGAAGTAGTGCACGGCATTCCGGGCAGCCGGGTCCTGCAGGACGGGGACATCATCTCCATCGACGGCGGGGCGATCGTCAACGGCTGGCACTCGGACTCCGCGCGCACGGTGATCGTGGGTACCGCGGACCCGGCGGACCAGCGGCTCTCCGACATCACCCACGCCGCAATGTGGCGCGGGATCGCCGCGCTGGCCACCGGCTCCCACGTGGGCGATATCGGCGCGGCGATTGATGACTTCGTTTCGACTGTTCCCGGCAAGCCGTTGGGCATCCTGGAGGACTACGTGGGCCACGGCATCGGCTCCGAGATGCACATGGCCCCGGATGTCCTGAACTACCGCACCAACCACCGCGGCCCCAAGATCAAGCCGGGCCTCTGCCTCGCCATCGAGCCCATGCTGGTCCGCGGCGGCATCGAAACCGCTGTGCTGGAAGATGACTGGACAGTGGTGACCACTGACGGCAAGCGGTCCTGCCAGTGGGAGCATTCCGTGGCGGTGCACGAGAAGGGCATCTGGGTGCTTTCAGCGCCCGACGGCGGTGCGGAGTACCTGGCGCCTCTCGGCGTCACCCCGGTGCCGATCCCGTAA
- a CDS encoding ABC transporter substrate-binding protein, producing MTLHLDRRHFLGLAGVTASAAALAACGGPSTTGGGQATSQAADIDFNGVKPAAKIDFWSSHPGQSQDVEKSLIEKFQAKNPGITVNLVTAGANYEEIAQKFQTAQAAKSGLPGVVVLSDVWWFRYYTNGSIIPVDSLTKQLNMKMDDFQQSLVNDYKYDGKQWALPYGRSTPLFYYNKDHFAAAGLPDRAPKTWDEFGQWAPKLKAASGAQYAYIYPALAGYAGWTLQNMLWGWGGGWSKEWDITCDSAESVAALQWAQDSIYKDKWAGVSSKEAADDFSAGLTSATIASTGSLLGILKSAKFNVGVGFLPGGPKATTNVCPTGGAGLGIPSGITKEEQLAAGMFLDFVTQPESTVEFSAATGYMPTRKSADMSAVLAKTPQIKTAVDQLAVTKVQDNARVFLPGADQEMAKAAAKILTQQGDVKSTMTDLKNTLQSIYDRDVKPKLKS from the coding sequence ATGACACTTCATCTGGACCGGAGGCATTTCCTGGGCCTGGCAGGGGTAACCGCCTCTGCCGCTGCCCTGGCCGCGTGCGGCGGACCATCAACCACCGGCGGCGGACAGGCCACCTCCCAGGCGGCGGACATCGACTTCAACGGTGTAAAGCCGGCGGCCAAGATCGACTTCTGGTCCAGCCACCCCGGGCAGTCGCAGGACGTGGAAAAGAGCCTGATCGAGAAATTCCAGGCCAAGAACCCCGGCATCACCGTCAACCTGGTGACAGCCGGCGCCAACTACGAGGAAATCGCGCAGAAGTTCCAGACGGCGCAGGCGGCCAAGTCGGGCCTTCCGGGCGTGGTGGTCCTCTCTGACGTCTGGTGGTTCCGTTACTACACCAACGGCAGCATCATCCCCGTGGACAGCCTCACCAAGCAGCTGAACATGAAGATGGACGATTTCCAGCAGTCCCTGGTCAACGACTACAAGTACGACGGCAAGCAGTGGGCGCTCCCCTACGGCCGCTCAACCCCGCTGTTCTACTACAACAAGGACCACTTTGCCGCTGCCGGGCTTCCGGACCGCGCACCCAAGACCTGGGACGAATTCGGCCAGTGGGCACCGAAGCTGAAGGCCGCGTCCGGCGCGCAGTACGCCTACATCTACCCGGCCCTGGCAGGGTATGCGGGCTGGACGCTGCAGAACATGCTGTGGGGCTGGGGTGGCGGCTGGTCCAAGGAGTGGGACATCACCTGCGACTCCGCCGAATCCGTGGCCGCCCTGCAGTGGGCCCAGGATTCGATCTACAAAGACAAGTGGGCCGGCGTCTCCTCCAAGGAAGCCGCGGACGATTTCTCGGCCGGGCTGACCTCCGCCACCATCGCCTCCACCGGCTCGCTGCTGGGGATCCTGAAGTCGGCCAAGTTCAACGTGGGCGTCGGCTTCCTGCCGGGTGGCCCCAAGGCCACAACCAATGTCTGCCCCACGGGCGGCGCGGGCCTGGGCATCCCCAGCGGGATCACCAAGGAGGAACAGCTCGCCGCCGGAATGTTCCTCGATTTTGTCACCCAGCCGGAGAGCACCGTTGAGTTCTCTGCCGCCACCGGCTACATGCCCACCCGGAAGTCGGCGGACATGAGTGCGGTCCTGGCCAAGACCCCGCAGATCAAGACTGCAGTGGACCAGCTCGCCGTCACCAAGGTCCAGGACAACGCCCGCGTGTTCCTGCCCGGCGCCGACCAGGAGATGGCCAAGGCAGCAGCGAAGATCCTCACCCAGCAGGGCGACGTGAAGTCCACCATGACGGACCTGAAGAACACCCTGCAGAGCATCTACGACCGCGACGTGAAGCCGAAGCTGAAGTCATAG